Proteins encoded within one genomic window of Sphingomonas cannabina:
- the hemB gene encoding porphobilinogen synthase yields MSVYPALRLRRTRASAWSRRLHAETVLTPADLIWPLFVTEGADEEPIASLPGVSRWSVARLVERAKEARDLGIPCLALFPNTPAHLRTDKGEEAFNPDNLMCRAIRALKDAVPEVGVLTDVALDPYTSHGHDGLLDDAGYVLNDATAEVLVRQALVQAEAGADIIAPSDMMDGRVGLIRQALEGGGHVNVQIMSYAAKYASGFYGPFRDAVGSRGLLKGDKKTYQMDPANAEEAIREVALDLDEGADSVMVKPGLPYLDIIARVKAEFGVPVFAYQVSGEYAMIEAAVAAGAGERDALVLETLMAFKRAGCSGVLTYHAPHAARLLND; encoded by the coding sequence ATGTCCGTCTACCCCGCTCTCCGCCTTCGCCGTACCCGCGCCTCCGCCTGGAGCCGCCGTCTCCATGCCGAGACGGTGCTGACTCCCGCCGACCTCATCTGGCCGCTGTTCGTCACCGAAGGCGCCGACGAGGAGCCGATCGCCAGCCTGCCCGGCGTCTCGCGCTGGTCGGTCGCCAGGCTGGTCGAGCGGGCGAAGGAGGCGCGCGACCTCGGCATCCCATGCCTCGCGCTGTTCCCCAACACGCCCGCGCATCTGAGGACCGACAAGGGCGAGGAGGCATTCAACCCCGACAACCTGATGTGCCGCGCGATCCGTGCGCTCAAGGACGCGGTGCCGGAGGTCGGCGTGCTGACCGACGTCGCGCTCGATCCCTACACCAGCCACGGCCACGATGGCCTGCTCGACGATGCCGGCTACGTCCTCAACGACGCCACCGCCGAGGTGCTGGTCCGCCAGGCACTGGTCCAGGCGGAGGCGGGCGCCGACATCATCGCGCCGTCGGACATGATGGACGGCCGTGTCGGCCTGATCCGCCAGGCGCTGGAGGGCGGGGGCCACGTCAACGTCCAGATCATGTCCTACGCCGCCAAATACGCCAGCGGCTTCTACGGCCCGTTCCGCGACGCGGTCGGCTCGCGCGGGCTCTTGAAGGGCGACAAGAAGACCTACCAGATGGACCCGGCCAATGCCGAGGAGGCGATCCGCGAGGTCGCGCTCGACCTCGACGAGGGCGCCGACAGCGTGATGGTGAAGCCGGGGCTGCCCTATCTCGACATCATCGCGCGGGTGAAGGCCGAGTTCGGCGTGCCGGTGTTCGCCTATCAGGTCTCGGGCGAATACGCGATGATCGAGGCCGCCGTCGCCGCCGGGGCAGGGGAGCGCGACGCGCTCGTGCTGGAGACGCTGATGGCGTTCAAGCGCGCCGGCTGTTCGGGCGTGCTCACCTACCACGCGCCGCATGCCGCTCGGCTGCTCAATGATTGA
- a CDS encoding GNAT family N-acetyltransferase: MIETDRLLLRRWEPRDHAPFLAMGNDPEVMRYLGPPLTAADVEAAIARHNGYFDRVGYCFWAMERRADGAFLGFCGIKPGPDGTPIAGRPEIGWRLRRDAWGQGYAREAAEASLYWGWASGGFDHILAITVPANVRSWGLMERLGMQRVADGDFDHPAVPDGSPLKRHITYSIARPA, encoded by the coding sequence TTGATCGAGACAGACCGCCTCCTGCTCCGCCGCTGGGAGCCGCGCGACCATGCGCCGTTCCTGGCGATGGGCAACGATCCCGAGGTGATGCGCTACCTCGGCCCGCCGTTGACCGCCGCCGATGTCGAGGCGGCGATCGCGCGGCACAACGGATATTTTGATCGCGTCGGCTATTGCTTCTGGGCGATGGAGCGCCGCGCCGACGGCGCCTTCCTCGGCTTCTGCGGCATCAAGCCAGGCCCCGACGGCACCCCGATCGCCGGCAGGCCGGAAATCGGGTGGCGGCTGCGGCGCGATGCCTGGGGGCAGGGCTATGCGCGCGAGGCGGCGGAGGCGAGCCTCTATTGGGGCTGGGCGAGCGGCGGTTTCGACCATATCCTCGCGATCACCGTGCCCGCCAATGTGCGGAGCTGGGGCCTGATGGAGCGGCTGGGGATGCAACGCGTGGCGGACGGCGATTTCGATCATCCAGCGGTGCCCGACGGCAGCCCGCTCAAGCGCCACATCACCTATTCGATCGCCCGGCCGGCGTGA